Proteins from a single region of Numenius arquata chromosome Z, bNumArq3.hap1.1, whole genome shotgun sequence:
- the MSMP gene encoding prostate-associated microseminoprotein has product MAMRVQKMGSAWGRLCLLLSLLLQLPGSQAKCYFQAKAPCEYEGKQFSLGESWLSTNCLLCTCLHPIGVGCCETTQHPIDFPDWCEAHYDSQTCQISVVQKANPSLPCVKSMEHEWGSAGTPEPLSNKVLGAGLSR; this is encoded by the exons ATGGCCATGCGAGTGCAGAAGATGGGGAGCGCTTGGGGCAGGCTTTGcctgctgctctctctcctcctccagctgccgggATCCCAGGCCAAATGCTACTTCCAGGCTAAAG CTCCCTGCGAGTACGAGGGGAAGCAGTTCTCCTTGggggagtcctggctgagcaccAATTGCCTGCTCTGCACCTGCCTGCACCCCATCGGCGTGGGCTGCTGCGAGAC cacccagcaccccatcGACTTCCCCGACTGGTGCGAGGCCCACTACGACTCGCAGACCTGCCAGATCTCGGTGGTGCAGAAGGCAAACCCCAGCCTGCCCTGCGTGAAGAGCATGGAGCATGAGTGGGGCTCTGCCGGCACCCCTGAGCCGCTCAGCAACAAGGTGCTGGGCGCGGGGCTGAGCAGATAG
- the RGP1 gene encoding RAB6A-GEF complex partner protein 2, whose translation MIEVLAKLGRGPVFLAGEVLECVITFTNPLSASSTSASSEMLAWASAQIHCQFHASENRVALPPSDGSKHDVQAENETVFIPNRGERGQCILSTPPKILFCDLRLDPGESKSYSYCETLPIDGPPSFRGQSVKYVYKLTIGCQRVNSPIKLLRVPFRVLVLHGLKDYQSSQDEAVAPSNPFLEEEEGLKKDSHLADLATELLMVATSRRSLHLYNISNTRGKVGTFCIFKTVYKIGEDVIGTFNFSEGDIPCLQFSVSLQTEESIQEEFQRRRGQPGSFSTHARHQEACLHTAQSSFSLPIPLSSTPGFTTNIVSLKWRLHFEFVTSGESAGTCLVHGSQSEAITWTGVEQIEVDTFSWDLPIKVLPTNPILASYVSQFSSTNSITI comes from the exons TGAGATGCTGGCATGGGCCAGCGCCCAGATCCACTGCCAGTTTCATGCCAGCGAGAACCGGGTAGCGCTCCCTCCTTCTGATGGCAGCAAGCACGATGTGCAGGCAGAGAACGAGACAGTCTTCATCCCCAACAGAG GAGAGCGGGGTCAGTGTATCCTGTCCACTCCACCAAAGATTCTCTTCTGTGACTTGCGACTGGATCCTGGGGAGTCAAAGTCCT ATTCGTACTGTGAGACGCTGCCCATAGACGGCCCTCCCTCTTTCCGGGGACAGTCGGTAAAGTACGTGTACAAGCTAACCATCGGCTGCCAGCGTGTCAACTCCCCCATCAAGCTCCTGCGCGTACCTTTCCGTGTCCTGGTGCTGCACG GGCTCAAGGATTACCAGTCCTCACAGGATGAGGCCGTTGCACCCTCAAACCCcttcctggaggaggaggaaggcttgaAGAAAGACTCACACCTGGCAGACCTGGCAACAGAACTGCTCATGGTGGCCACCTCCCGACGCAGCCTAC ACCTGTATAACATCAGCAACACTCGTGGGAAGGTGGGGACGTTCTGCATCTTTAAGACCGTGTATAAGATAGGAGAGGATGTCATTGGGACCTTTAACTTCTCGGAAGGAGACATCCCATGTCTGCAG TTCTCGGTGAGCCTGCAGACGGAGGAGAGCATCCAGGAGGAGTTCCAGCGCCGGCGAGGGCAGCCCGGCTCCTTCAGCACACATGCCCGCCATCAGGAGGCCTGCCTGCACACAGCCCAGAGTAGCTTCAGCCTGCCTATCCCGCTCAGCTCTACCCCGGGATTCACCACCAACATCG TGTCCCTGAAGTGGAGGCTGCACTTTGAGTTTGTGACCTCCGGGGAGTCGGCGGGGACCTGCTTAGTTCATGGGAGCCAGTCGGAGGCCATCACCTGGACTGGAGTGGAGCAGATCGAAGTGGACACTTTCAGCTGGGACTTGCCCATCAAAGTCCTTCCCACCAACCCTATCCTGGCTTCCTATGTATCTCAGTTCTCCAGCACCAACTCCATCACCATCTGA